A genome region from Glutamicibacter arilaitensis Re117 includes the following:
- a CDS encoding phosphorylase family protein, translated as MSDQKSLLVFAHADEAVAFADVEHLISGVGKVNASVALAGALASGDIKNVVVLGTAGVVGHAGEDRPSLDTIYQITKLIQHDFPLPSADVDPTGEVLLPDNKVTMATGDVFVSDGEQRIHIKSLGASLVDMEGYAYASICQRFNVPLQIFKIPSDYADDSASIDEWDEIAKQKSVQLREFYDKHLS; from the coding sequence ATGTCGGACCAGAAGTCCTTGCTCGTCTTTGCACACGCAGACGAAGCCGTAGCATTCGCAGATGTCGAGCACCTGATCTCTGGTGTCGGGAAGGTCAATGCCTCGGTAGCGTTGGCTGGCGCTCTCGCCAGCGGGGATATCAAGAACGTAGTTGTTCTTGGTACTGCTGGCGTGGTTGGCCATGCCGGTGAAGACCGCCCCAGCCTGGATACCATTTACCAGATCACCAAGCTCATTCAGCATGACTTCCCGTTGCCTTCGGCCGATGTCGACCCAACTGGTGAAGTATTGCTTCCAGATAACAAGGTCACCATGGCTACCGGTGATGTTTTCGTTTCCGATGGCGAGCAGCGCATCCACATCAAGTCGCTGGGCGCCTCGCTGGTCGACATGGAAGGCTATGCCTACGCGAGCATCTGCCAGCGCTTCAACGTGCCATTGCAGATCTTCAAGATCCCTTCCGACTACGCCGATGATTCGGCGTCGATCGACGAGTGGGATGAGATTGCCAAGCAGAAGAGCGTTCAGCTGCGCGAGTTCTACGACAAGCACCTGAGCTAA
- a CDS encoding S-ribosylhomocysteine lyase produces the protein MSDIELAEVESFALDHTKVKAPYVRKIAVEHGPKGDAITNYDIRFVQPNHGEIPTAGLHTIEHTMAGLLRTRMEGLIDFSPFGCRTGFHMILWGEPTPEVVAAAIKSSLEDIAEKVTWEDVPGTEAVSCGNYRDHSLHSAREWAKVILEQGISLDAFDRSKLA, from the coding sequence ATGAGTGATATTGAACTTGCTGAAGTTGAAAGTTTTGCCCTTGACCACACCAAGGTCAAGGCACCGTACGTGCGCAAGATCGCTGTGGAGCATGGGCCTAAAGGCGATGCCATCACCAACTATGACATCCGTTTTGTGCAGCCAAACCACGGTGAGATCCCGACTGCCGGCCTGCACACGATCGAGCACACCATGGCTGGATTGCTGCGTACCCGCATGGAAGGCCTCATCGATTTCTCGCCATTCGGCTGCCGCACCGGCTTCCACATGATCCTGTGGGGCGAGCCAACCCCGGAGGTCGTCGCCGCTGCCATCAAGAGCTCGCTGGAAGACATCGCTGAGAAGGTTACTTGGGAAGATGTTCCTGGAACCGAAGCGGTAAGCTGCGGCAACTACCGCGACCACTCCCTGCACTCGGCTCGTGAATGGGCCAAGGTTATCTTGGAGCAGGGCATCAGCCTTGATGCATTTGATCGTTCCAAGCTTGCCTAG
- a CDS encoding M16 family metallopeptidase encodes MAMIPLPLHSVETTQFSPIDPADPTLVHRGEGGSEVRRSILPGGVRVLTEAMPGQRSTTVGFWVPVGSRDEEAGHYGSTHFLEHLLFKGTAKRTALEIAQSFDAVGGESNAATAKESTCYYARVLDTDLPMALDVIADMVTSAVIDPQELEQERGVIIEELAMDADDAMDVAHERFVANVLGDHPLGRPIGGTPEEIMEISREAVMEHYRAHYRPGELIITAAGSLEHDKLCELVLKALTEAGWELDPMAVPEPRRMGEPAKINSKAGLEVINRPGEQANIIIGCAGITGHDDRRQVLAVLNAVLGGGMSSRLFQEIREKRGLVYSTYSFSAAYTDAGYFGMYAGCAPAKAAQVIGLLGAELDRLAKDGITESELAQAKGQLSGGTVLALEDPGSRMSRLGRAEMITGEFQDIDEALARVNAVSAQDVQDLARELAAKDRVITVVGPFENEAALGL; translated from the coding sequence GTGGCCATGATTCCATTGCCGTTGCATTCGGTGGAGACCACCCAGTTTTCCCCGATTGACCCCGCGGACCCAACACTGGTCCACCGCGGCGAAGGCGGCTCTGAAGTCCGGCGCAGCATCCTGCCAGGCGGCGTACGAGTACTGACCGAGGCAATGCCCGGGCAGCGGTCAACCACCGTGGGCTTCTGGGTGCCCGTGGGTTCCCGCGACGAGGAAGCTGGCCACTACGGCTCCACGCATTTCCTCGAGCACCTGCTGTTCAAAGGCACTGCCAAGCGCACCGCGCTGGAAATCGCGCAGTCCTTTGACGCCGTTGGCGGCGAATCCAACGCAGCTACGGCCAAGGAATCGACCTGCTATTACGCTCGCGTGCTAGACACCGACCTGCCAATGGCACTGGATGTCATTGCCGACATGGTTACTTCTGCCGTGATCGACCCGCAGGAACTGGAGCAAGAACGTGGGGTGATCATTGAAGAACTGGCTATGGACGCCGATGACGCGATGGATGTCGCCCACGAACGCTTCGTAGCCAACGTGCTGGGCGACCATCCGTTGGGACGCCCCATCGGGGGCACTCCTGAAGAAATCATGGAAATCTCCCGTGAGGCAGTCATGGAGCACTACCGTGCCCACTACCGTCCAGGCGAACTGATCATTACCGCTGCCGGTTCTCTGGAACACGACAAACTCTGCGAACTTGTACTCAAGGCACTGACTGAAGCCGGTTGGGAACTGGACCCAATGGCCGTTCCAGAACCGCGCCGGATGGGCGAACCAGCGAAGATTAATTCGAAGGCTGGTCTGGAAGTTATCAACCGCCCCGGCGAACAAGCCAACATCATCATTGGCTGCGCAGGCATCACCGGCCATGATGACCGACGTCAGGTACTCGCAGTGCTCAACGCTGTGCTTGGTGGCGGCATGAGCTCGCGCTTGTTCCAAGAAATTCGCGAGAAGCGCGGTCTGGTCTACTCGACCTATTCCTTCTCAGCGGCCTACACCGACGCCGGCTACTTCGGCATGTACGCAGGTTGCGCCCCGGCTAAGGCCGCCCAGGTTATTGGGCTGTTGGGCGCCGAACTTGATCGACTGGCCAAGGACGGGATCACTGAAAGCGAATTGGCACAGGCCAAGGGCCAGCTCTCTGGTGGAACGGTTTTGGCTTTGGAAGATCCAGGAAGCCGCATGTCGCGTTTGGGCCGCGCAGAAATGATCACCGGCGAATTCCAAGACATCGACGAAGCCCTAGCTCGCGTCAATGCGGTTTCCGCCCAGGACGTGCAAGACCTCGCTCGCGAATTGGCCGCTAAGGACCGCGTCATTACCGTGGTGGGACCATTTGAAAATGAAGCTGCACTAGGCCTCTAG
- a CDS encoding alpha/beta fold hydrolase, protein MRHKYFGKLPETLKTRLSVRIAGRGPDVVLIHGLGASSRYFTPLANIVAKKYRVIVPELPGHGKNLDGGRPVTVVRFAHEVALAMRELEVENAIVLGHSMGAQLAIELARAWPDLVKHLIIAAPAVNDREATLVRQARRIIEDFQHELNSVKAILLVDYLRCGIPWWAKSCAQMLEYSTIEMLRTVRCSIDVVCGTRDPLSPPEFGLRLVAKAPQANLTVMRQGAHGFNFSHAPELADLIDAVP, encoded by the coding sequence GTGCGGCATAAGTACTTCGGGAAACTGCCCGAGACCCTGAAGACCAGGCTCTCAGTACGGATAGCTGGCCGGGGCCCTGACGTGGTGCTCATTCACGGTCTGGGAGCATCTAGCCGGTATTTCACTCCCCTAGCCAACATCGTGGCAAAAAAGTATCGTGTCATCGTCCCCGAGCTTCCAGGACACGGCAAGAATCTCGACGGCGGCCGTCCCGTAACGGTGGTGCGATTTGCCCATGAAGTAGCGCTGGCAATGCGTGAGTTGGAAGTTGAGAACGCTATTGTTCTGGGGCATTCCATGGGAGCGCAACTTGCTATTGAGCTGGCACGCGCGTGGCCAGACTTGGTCAAGCATCTGATAATTGCAGCTCCGGCAGTCAATGATCGGGAAGCTACGCTCGTCAGGCAAGCACGACGGATCATTGAAGATTTCCAGCACGAATTAAACTCTGTGAAAGCAATTCTTCTGGTCGATTACCTGCGTTGCGGGATCCCCTGGTGGGCTAAGAGCTGCGCACAGATGCTGGAGTACTCCACTATCGAAATGCTGAGGACGGTGCGCTGTTCGATAGATGTTGTGTGCGGAACCCGAGATCCTTTATCTCCCCCAGAATTCGGTCTTCGCCTTGTTGCTAAAGCACCGCAAGCCAACCTCACCGTCATGCGCCAGGGAGCGCATGGCTTCAACTTCTCCCATGCACCCGAGCTTGCGGACCTCATCGACGCAGTGCCCTAA
- the dapB gene encoding 4-hydroxy-tetrahydrodipicolinate reductase — MSAQIKVAVLGAAGRMGSEAVKAVTEAADMELVAELGRGDDLSQILESGATHIVDLSVPASTVSNVRFAVENGLHAVVGTTGWDDERRANLEALLAEHPEAGVLIAPNFALGSVLASAFAATAAKYFESVEIIELHHPNKVDAPSGTAVRTAELIAKSREAAGVPASPDATETQIDGARGAVVDGINVHSVRLRGLVAHQEVLFGGPGEQLTLRHDSYDRASFMPGVFLGLRTVASRPGLTYGLDGYLELGK, encoded by the coding sequence ATGAGTGCACAGATCAAGGTAGCCGTGCTCGGCGCGGCCGGACGAATGGGCTCAGAAGCGGTTAAAGCCGTGACTGAGGCTGCAGATATGGAATTGGTAGCAGAGCTGGGACGAGGCGATGACCTGTCTCAGATCCTTGAATCCGGAGCAACCCACATCGTTGATCTGTCCGTTCCAGCATCAACCGTTTCCAACGTTCGATTCGCCGTTGAGAACGGACTTCATGCTGTTGTCGGAACGACCGGCTGGGATGATGAACGCCGTGCAAATCTGGAAGCGCTGCTCGCTGAGCACCCGGAAGCAGGCGTGCTGATTGCACCGAATTTCGCCCTTGGCTCCGTGCTCGCCAGCGCTTTCGCCGCCACGGCCGCAAAGTACTTCGAATCCGTGGAAATCATTGAACTCCATCACCCGAACAAGGTCGATGCACCCAGCGGCACCGCTGTGCGTACCGCAGAGCTGATTGCCAAGTCGCGTGAAGCCGCAGGGGTGCCTGCCAGCCCGGATGCTACGGAAACCCAGATAGATGGCGCACGAGGGGCCGTGGTAGATGGCATCAACGTGCACTCGGTACGTCTTCGTGGCCTCGTAGCTCACCAGGAAGTCCTGTTTGGCGGACCAGGCGAGCAGCTGACCTTGCGCCATGATTCCTATGACCGTGCTTCGTTCATGCCAGGAGTGTTCTTGGGCCTGCGCACCGTAGCCTCGCGCCCTGGGCTGACTTATGGCCTTGACGGATACTTGGAGCTGGGCAAGTGA
- a CDS encoding tetratricopeptide repeat protein: MKTKLWVGGILLLFTLYIGMTFTQAIRLLKTGELVAQIMGIAILVIPALCVWILIREVLFGLRTEKMGKSLAASGELPEDLPRMPSGRFIRSAADADFPRHQQDVEENPESWKSWYRLALAYEACGDKPRARKSLRTAIGFWRTDQNVNQR, from the coding sequence GTGAAAACCAAACTGTGGGTAGGCGGCATTCTGCTGCTGTTCACGCTGTACATCGGCATGACCTTTACCCAAGCAATCCGCCTGCTGAAAACCGGGGAATTGGTCGCACAGATCATGGGCATCGCCATTTTGGTTATTCCTGCATTGTGCGTCTGGATTCTCATCCGTGAAGTGCTTTTCGGTCTGCGCACCGAGAAGATGGGCAAGTCATTGGCTGCCTCCGGCGAATTGCCAGAGGACCTGCCTCGGATGCCATCGGGCCGGTTCATTCGCTCGGCTGCTGATGCTGATTTCCCAAGGCATCAGCAAGACGTCGAAGAAAATCCAGAATCTTGGAAATCCTGGTACAGGCTGGCGTTGGCTTATGAGGCTTGCGGCGACAAGCCACGTGCGCGCAAATCGCTGCGTACCGCGATCGGTTTCTGGCGTACCGACCAAAACGTTAACCAGCGGTAG
- a CDS encoding heparan-alpha-glucosaminide N-acetyltransferase domain-containing protein: MNETRSSRRLLGVDAARLVAILGMFAAHIFPLYETSGIPAYSPTFTGTFASGRASVLFMVLAGLSLTLLSTSLTRKRFSHPKVYSVLVLRALIIAVLGMAIGSINEGIAIILVHYGLLFLLLPLVLKLPRITIWVVSALWLVLMPILWRPLAAAALGQSLGHNPSFGDLLNPQLLFKDLTVTGYYPLLVWLGFGLLGVALGSCNLRSKKTAGLLALVGSLIAILTYIGSRLISLQNAELIARELNLKASLVPTMITTGRLPGMNLEPLLDHSAYLWLPTGHSNSLLSTLHNAACAVAIIGLLLLIIGYLGPLGRIVAGAGRAPLTLYVGHLILLPAMQDYLEPSTIWWILVAATAIFGIWLGFSKASGPLEYGVRVLSGADVDAAAKDKL, translated from the coding sequence ATGAACGAAACGCGTAGTTCCCGGCGGCTGCTGGGCGTGGATGCAGCCCGGCTTGTTGCGATCCTCGGGATGTTCGCCGCGCATATTTTTCCACTGTACGAAACCAGTGGCATACCCGCCTACTCCCCAACGTTTACTGGGACTTTCGCCTCTGGCCGAGCATCAGTTTTGTTCATGGTTCTAGCTGGTTTATCGCTGACTTTGTTGTCAACTTCTTTGACTCGGAAGAGGTTTTCCCACCCTAAGGTTTACTCAGTCCTCGTCTTGAGAGCATTAATTATTGCCGTGCTCGGAATGGCGATTGGGTCAATAAATGAAGGCATTGCGATCATACTTGTCCACTATGGGCTACTTTTTCTATTGCTTCCACTAGTTCTAAAGCTCCCAAGGATAACCATTTGGGTAGTCTCAGCCCTTTGGCTGGTCTTGATGCCAATTCTTTGGCGGCCGCTGGCAGCAGCCGCTTTGGGACAGTCGCTGGGACACAATCCAAGTTTCGGCGACCTGCTCAATCCCCAACTGCTGTTCAAGGACCTCACCGTCACCGGGTATTACCCCTTGCTTGTTTGGTTAGGCTTTGGCTTGCTCGGGGTCGCCCTGGGAAGCTGCAACTTGCGCAGCAAGAAGACGGCGGGACTGCTCGCCTTAGTCGGATCACTCATTGCGATTCTGACCTACATCGGTTCTCGTCTTATCAGCCTGCAGAACGCAGAGCTCATTGCCCGCGAATTGAACCTCAAAGCATCCTTGGTTCCCACCATGATCACCACCGGCCGCCTGCCCGGCATGAATCTAGAACCTCTGCTCGACCACAGTGCCTACCTCTGGCTGCCTACTGGCCACAGCAATTCGTTGCTTTCCACACTGCACAATGCTGCCTGCGCTGTGGCGATCATTGGACTGCTCCTGCTGATCATTGGCTATCTCGGTCCACTGGGACGGATTGTGGCCGGAGCGGGCAGAGCACCGCTAACGCTGTACGTCGGGCATCTCATCTTGTTGCCGGCAATGCAGGACTATCTGGAGCCTTCGACTATCTGGTGGATCTTGGTGGCAGCCACAGCCATATTCGGGATATGGCTTGGCTTCAGCAAAGCATCTGGACCGCTTGAATATGGCGTTCGAGTGCTCAGCGGAGCAGATGTCGACGCCGCGGCAAAGGACAAACTTTAA
- the dapA gene encoding 4-hydroxy-tetrahydrodipicolinate synthase: protein MATSAIDNQAYPFGTVLTAMVTPFDEAGEVDYALAAKLATKLVDDGCDGLVVTGTTGETSTLTDEENIEMFRTVVNAVGDRAAVLAGSTTNDTRHSIKLSLAAKEAGVDGVLLTTPYYNKPSQAGVIAHVRAIAEAVELPIMLYDIPGRAGISLAPETIIELSKIPQVIALKDAKADYQSTTTVLANTDLHVYSGDDGLTLPLMAAGAVGVVSVTAHVAAAKYRTLVNAMHAGDLATARTTHFELDAIQRGIMGHIQGAVAAKYGLHWQGVLPNTVVRLPLLAPSDAELDAIRADLREGGWDL, encoded by the coding sequence ATGGCTACAAGTGCAATTGATAATCAGGCATACCCGTTCGGCACCGTGTTGACCGCCATGGTCACGCCCTTCGACGAAGCGGGTGAAGTCGATTACGCGTTGGCGGCGAAGCTGGCCACAAAGCTGGTTGACGATGGCTGCGACGGACTGGTTGTTACCGGCACCACCGGCGAGACCTCGACGCTGACCGATGAAGAGAACATTGAAATGTTCCGTACCGTCGTCAACGCAGTCGGAGATCGTGCTGCGGTATTGGCCGGTTCCACGACCAATGACACCCGGCACTCGATCAAGCTGTCGCTGGCCGCCAAGGAAGCAGGGGTCGACGGTGTGCTGTTGACCACTCCTTACTACAACAAGCCAAGCCAGGCTGGCGTCATTGCGCACGTGAGAGCCATCGCCGAAGCAGTTGAACTGCCAATCATGCTTTACGACATCCCAGGGCGCGCGGGCATCTCGCTGGCACCGGAGACCATCATTGAGCTCTCCAAGATTCCTCAGGTCATTGCCCTGAAGGATGCCAAGGCCGATTACCAGTCCACCACCACCGTGCTGGCCAACACCGACCTGCACGTCTACTCGGGCGATGACGGGCTGACTTTGCCACTGATGGCCGCAGGTGCTGTCGGCGTGGTTTCGGTAACCGCTCACGTTGCAGCGGCTAAGTACCGTACGCTAGTTAATGCAATGCATGCAGGAGATTTGGCGACTGCACGCACCACACACTTTGAGCTGGACGCGATCCAGCGCGGCATCATGGGCCACATTCAGGGCGCCGTGGCCGCAAAATATGGACTTCACTGGCAGGGTGTCCTGCCGAACACCGTCGTCCGACTGCCGCTGTTGGCACCGTCGGACGCAGAGCTCGATGCCATCCGCGCGGACTTACGTGAAGGTGGATGGGATCTGTAA
- a CDS encoding ribonuclease J, translating into MTESSVGKADAARMQTPAKLKKGTMRIVPLGGLGEVGRNMTVFELNGKLLIIDCGVLFPEEHQPGVDLILPDFSYIKDRLDDVVGVVLTHGHEDHIGAVPYLLRLREDIPLYGSKLTLAFVEAKLAEHRIKANSNIVVEGEVAQIGNFECEFVAVNHSIPDALAVFLRTEAGTVLHTGDFKMDQLPLDGRITDLRHFARLGEEGVDLFLPDSTNAEVPGFTVAEREIGPVLEAKFSRARRRIIVASFSSHVHRVQQVLDAAAVHGRKVAFIGRSMVRNMGIAERLGYLEVPQGVLVDLKQIDSLPDHKVVLMSTGSQGEPMAALSRMANGEHKVQINPGDTVILASSLIPGNENSVFRVINGLMRLGAEVIHKGMAKVHVSGHASAGELLYCYNILRPKNVLPVHGETRHLIANGRLAAQSGVPEENVLLAEDGSVIDLKDGVAKLVGQVECGYVYVDGSKVGTITDDDLKDRVTLGEEGFISVITVINRQNGTIISGPDIHARGVAEEDSVFNEIKPKIAAAIVEAVSNNPNHSTHQLQQITRRVIGSWVSRKLRRRPMIVPVVLEA; encoded by the coding sequence ATGACTGAGAGTTCAGTAGGCAAGGCCGACGCTGCACGCATGCAGACTCCGGCCAAGCTGAAGAAGGGAACGATGCGCATCGTTCCCCTCGGCGGCTTGGGCGAGGTCGGCCGAAACATGACCGTCTTCGAGCTCAACGGGAAACTGTTGATCATTGACTGCGGCGTGCTCTTCCCGGAAGAGCACCAGCCTGGCGTGGATCTGATCCTGCCGGACTTCTCTTACATCAAGGACCGCTTGGACGATGTGGTTGGCGTTGTGCTGACCCACGGCCACGAGGACCACATCGGCGCTGTTCCGTACCTGCTGCGCCTGCGCGAAGACATCCCACTGTACGGGTCGAAGCTGACCCTGGCCTTCGTTGAAGCAAAGCTGGCAGAACATCGCATCAAGGCCAACAGCAACATCGTTGTAGAAGGCGAAGTCGCGCAGATCGGGAACTTCGAATGCGAATTCGTTGCTGTGAACCACTCGATCCCGGACGCACTGGCAGTATTCCTGCGCACCGAAGCCGGCACCGTGCTGCACACTGGCGACTTCAAGATGGACCAGCTGCCACTGGATGGCCGCATCACCGACCTGCGCCACTTCGCACGCTTGGGCGAGGAAGGCGTGGACCTGTTCCTGCCGGACTCCACCAACGCCGAGGTGCCAGGGTTCACCGTGGCAGAACGCGAAATCGGCCCGGTCCTGGAAGCGAAGTTCTCCCGAGCCCGCCGCCGCATCATCGTCGCTTCCTTCTCCTCGCACGTTCACCGCGTGCAGCAGGTGCTGGATGCCGCTGCAGTGCACGGCCGCAAGGTGGCCTTCATCGGCCGCTCGATGGTGCGCAATATGGGCATCGCCGAACGCCTGGGCTACCTCGAAGTGCCGCAGGGCGTGCTGGTTGACCTCAAGCAGATCGACTCGCTGCCAGACCACAAGGTCGTTCTGATGTCCACCGGTTCGCAGGGCGAGCCGATGGCAGCACTGTCGCGCATGGCCAACGGCGAGCACAAGGTGCAGATCAACCCGGGCGACACCGTCATCCTGGCCTCCAGCCTGATCCCGGGCAACGAGAACTCGGTCTTCCGCGTGATCAATGGCTTGATGCGCTTGGGCGCCGAGGTCATCCACAAGGGCATGGCCAAGGTCCACGTTTCGGGCCACGCTTCGGCCGGCGAGTTGCTGTACTGCTACAACATCCTGCGCCCGAAGAATGTGCTTCCAGTGCACGGCGAGACCCGCCACCTGATCGCCAACGGCCGCCTGGCTGCGCAGTCCGGTGTTCCCGAGGAAAACGTGCTGCTGGCAGAAGACGGCTCGGTCATCGACCTGAAGGACGGCGTTGCAAAGCTCGTTGGCCAGGTCGAATGCGGCTACGTCTACGTTGACGGTTCCAAGGTCGGTACCATCACCGATGATGACCTCAAGGACCGCGTCACCCTGGGCGAGGAAGGCTTCATCTCGGTCATCACCGTGATCAACCGCCAGAACGGCACCATCATCTCCGGTCCGGATATCCACGCCCGCGGCGTGGCCGAAGAAGACTCGGTCTTCAACGAGATCAAGCCGAAGATCGCAGCTGCGATTGTGGAAGCGGTTAGCAATAACCCGAACCACTCCACGCACCAGCTGCAGCAGATCACCCGCCGTGTGATCGGCTCGTGGGTTTCGCGCAAGTTGCGCCGCCGCCCAATGATCGTTCCTGTAGTGCTCGAAGCCTAA
- a CDS encoding ABC transporter ATP-binding protein produces the protein MIEFENISKRYPDGTVAVDDFSLQIPAHQTTVFVGSSGCGKTTLLRMINRMVEPSQGTVRIDGEDIESKPAVQLRRSIGYVMQNSGLLPHFTVAENIATVPRLMGSTRQDSHKRALELMETVGLPASMAQRYPHQLSGGQQQRVGVARGLAADPNILLMDEPFGAVDPIVRAELQEELIRLQKELGKTIVFVTHDIDEAFLLGDQVVILAAGAQKLQVGSPSEIIEHPADDFVASFIGAQRGARALRVKHTEHGAVLVDGQGRTQGRLVDGRDSQ, from the coding sequence ATGATTGAGTTCGAAAACATCTCCAAGCGGTATCCCGATGGCACCGTAGCGGTCGATGATTTCAGCCTGCAGATTCCCGCGCATCAGACCACAGTCTTCGTCGGGTCATCGGGTTGCGGCAAGACCACGCTGCTGCGGATGATCAACCGCATGGTGGAGCCGAGCCAAGGAACGGTACGGATCGACGGTGAAGACATCGAGTCCAAACCAGCCGTTCAGCTGCGCCGCAGCATCGGATACGTCATGCAGAATTCGGGCCTGCTGCCACATTTCACGGTGGCCGAGAACATCGCCACGGTGCCACGGCTCATGGGGAGCACGCGCCAGGATTCACACAAGCGGGCGCTGGAGCTGATGGAGACCGTGGGGCTGCCCGCCTCCATGGCGCAGCGTTACCCCCATCAGCTCTCCGGCGGCCAGCAGCAGCGCGTGGGTGTTGCCCGCGGACTGGCAGCGGACCCGAATATCCTGCTCATGGATGAGCCTTTCGGAGCGGTGGATCCGATTGTCCGTGCCGAACTGCAAGAAGAACTGATCCGGCTCCAAAAGGAACTTGGCAAGACCATCGTCTTTGTCACCCACGATATTGATGAAGCGTTCCTGCTTGGCGACCAAGTAGTGATCCTGGCTGCCGGAGCGCAGAAGCTCCAAGTCGGTAGCCCGAGCGAAATCATCGAGCACCCCGCCGATGATTTCGTGGCTTCATTCATCGGGGCCCAGCGCGGCGCCCGCGCGCTGCGCGTGAAGCACACCGAACATGGTGCGGTGCTGGTCGATGGCCAAGGCCGCACCCAGGGCCGGCTGGTGGATGGCAGGGACAGCCAGTGA
- a CDS encoding ABC transporter permease: MNWIMENLGLIGSLSVEHLRQSAMAILIGFALSIPLGWVAWRYKLVRGPLVTLTGLLYTIPSLALLMILPVITGMSAISEANLVVALSIYAVAIMVRGVVDGLNSVDPATRSAATAMGYGPARRFFAVDLPLAGPVILAGLRVTAVSTISLATVGILVGVTNLGYLFTNGLQRRIIAEVFAGILAVALIALVIDLLLLLAGRWLMPWNSSGSKTKRSVQQASGEQVDA; encoded by the coding sequence GTGAATTGGATCATGGAGAACTTGGGCCTGATCGGATCGCTGTCGGTGGAGCACCTGCGCCAGTCGGCAATGGCGATCCTCATCGGCTTCGCCCTCTCAATTCCGCTGGGATGGGTTGCCTGGCGGTACAAGCTGGTGCGCGGACCGCTGGTGACCCTGACCGGATTGCTCTATACGATTCCTTCGCTTGCTTTGCTGATGATCCTGCCGGTAATTACCGGCATGAGCGCCATCAGCGAAGCAAACCTGGTTGTGGCACTGTCGATCTACGCGGTGGCCATCATGGTCCGCGGCGTCGTTGACGGGCTGAACTCGGTAGACCCCGCCACCCGCTCCGCGGCAACGGCAATGGGGTACGGTCCAGCACGCCGCTTCTTCGCGGTGGATCTGCCTCTGGCCGGCCCGGTGATCCTTGCCGGCCTACGAGTGACAGCGGTCAGCACGATTTCCCTGGCTACGGTGGGCATCCTGGTTGGCGTGACCAATCTGGGCTACCTATTCACCAATGGACTGCAGCGGCGCATCATCGCCGAGGTCTTCGCCGGCATCCTGGCAGTGGCACTGATTGCCTTGGTCATCGACCTGCTCTTGCTCCTGGCAGGACGCTGGCTGATGCCGTGGAACTCCAGCGGTTCCAAAACCAAGCGCTCCGTGCAGCAAGCCAGCGGGGAACAGGTGGACGCATGA
- a CDS encoding ABC transporter permease, producing the protein MNLIAKALEWIFDAEQWNGDSGLQVLLGQHLLYTALAVLLASLVAIPAGWAIGHTGKGREIAVAAAGIARAVPSFGLLILLVLLFGVLHKPEAALVTFVVLAIPSLLAGAYTGFEAIDRKTIDAARAMGMTEWQILFKVEIPLGLGLLVGGIRSAVLQVVATVTIAAYVNLGGLGLPIISGLNLRRFDMVLGGALLVAALALLLDLVLALAQKAAEPRGLHSSKTKPQPEDSAYRKTLEREPS; encoded by the coding sequence ATGAACCTGATTGCCAAAGCCCTTGAATGGATTTTCGACGCCGAGCAGTGGAACGGCGATTCGGGACTGCAGGTGCTGCTTGGACAGCATCTGCTGTACACCGCGCTTGCTGTCCTGCTCGCTTCGCTGGTGGCCATCCCGGCTGGTTGGGCCATCGGACATACCGGCAAGGGCCGGGAAATCGCGGTGGCCGCCGCCGGGATTGCCCGCGCCGTGCCATCCTTCGGCCTGCTGATCCTGCTGGTGCTGCTGTTCGGGGTCTTGCACAAGCCCGAAGCGGCGCTGGTGACCTTTGTCGTCTTGGCGATCCCATCGCTGCTGGCAGGAGCTTATACCGGTTTCGAAGCTATCGACCGCAAGACCATCGACGCGGCCCGGGCCATGGGCATGACCGAATGGCAGATCCTGTTCAAGGTCGAAATCCCCTTGGGACTGGGCTTGCTGGTTGGCGGCATCCGCTCAGCGGTTCTGCAAGTGGTGGCAACGGTGACCATTGCCGCCTACGTGAACCTCGGGGGACTGGGCCTGCCAATTATCAGCGGTCTGAACCTGCGCCGCTTCGACATGGTACTAGGTGGAGCGCTGCTGGTCGCGGCGCTCGCGCTCTTGCTGGACCTGGTACTGGCTTTGGCCCAGAAAGCCGCTGAACCGCGCGGGCTTCATTCCTCAAAAACGAAGCCTCAGCCTGAAGACTCTGCATACCGAAAAACCTTAGAAAGGGAACCGTCATGA